The Oncorhynchus kisutch isolate 150728-3 linkage group LG10, Okis_V2, whole genome shotgun sequence region CGCTGAGACTGCATGCTCACGGTCATACACCAACCTGGAGAACCATGCCACCATTATAAGTCAATGGACGGACACACCGACGACAATAACATTCTACTTTGTCACATCACTACTGCATTCAAGTCATCCATGTCATGCAAGGTAACAACAGCACTGATGTCGAGGTTTTCAGCTCAAGACGCTGAACCATATATTGGATTTTGAGAGTTTGAGACTACAAGAGCCATTGGGGTGCATCAAACGGGTTATTGGAGACACATTTGAGGAGACAGATCTAGGGCAGACAGACCAAAAACACAAACTTGGCAACGGCATCTCCAGGCAAGGATGCCCTGCCCCCTGTAATGCCTTACTCATGCATCCGTTTTCAGGGACTCAAAGGGGCCGAGGTACGACGCACCTGTCCCTGCCACGTCCTAACCTTAAAACAGTGTCCCATTGCAGTTTAATGAAATCAACGTTTTTTTAAAGAGATTGATTAGGTCTTTATCTTGGCCTTCtgggtgttttttgttgttgccctcTACAGAAAGTTGAAGCAAGTAAGATTTAGCCTCAGATGCTACTCTAGTCTGCTACTCTTCTATTTTGGAGAGTAAATTGAACAAAAATGAAGAACGCAAACTTAACCTATCAGCCTGTAAACTCCTCAAACTTAGTTTACAGAATGATAGTTACTTATCTAGCTATAAACTACTGAAGTCCTCATTTCCTTTAAGTATAGGAggagcagagagtggaggaggaatagccTTTATGTCCTGGCCAAAGCCATGATCTGGTCCTAATTGCAGGAAGACTCaagaccaagccatgagttcaTCCCCAAGTTACTCACGTTACCACCTCCGGGGACATGCTTGAGATTATCTTTGGAGCCACATCTAGACTGAACACTAGAGACTTCGATCTTCTTATGTCAAATTTGCATCtggaagaggtagaggagaggcgAAAATAACATTATCATTCTGGCAGGTTGCTGCAGCAGCTGCAAGGCTGCGATGTGGACCATGCTGCTGACTACTATTTTAAAATTTACTTAGACCAGATTATCTACAAGACAGCCTCAGAGTTCATGGTTGGTGTCTGCACTGCAGGTACCAATTCAATAGCTAGATTTCTCACACTCAGAAGTTACAGGCGTGAGGCAATGTCCTTATTTTacaggtcagggatatctgacaTGCACTGATCTCAAAATAGTTACAGATCAATGATCAAGTGACCAGTCTTTATGGAAGTTTGTGGTTTGTGTACTGTAGGAGTCCTGAAATGGGTAATGTCTCTGTCTGCAGTCTCTTGACCGCCATGCCGTCTGCGTTACTCACATTGCCACCTCCTGGGGTATACTTGAGATTGGCTTTGGAGTCACACTTTGACTGAACGTTACTTAAATCCATCTTCTTCTCAACTATTTGCACCTGAAAGAGTCAGGAGGGAGAAAGCGTTGTCCTTACAACATCCAAGGAACTAATACAGAACAaaccattttttttattgttcTGGACATATTCAACATATACCGTAAAGCCATTTGTGATCACAACTCGAACAAAAGCTTTGAAAGGCCAATTACTGGAGTTAAGGAGTAGTACGTGGATTCCGGCCTGTGATAAACAACTTAAGCTTGGGGGAAAGATAGCTAAGAAAAACAGCACTAGGGTTGTACATTTCAGGCCACTTTTCAGAAGTTCCTGGGTTtttcagaaatcctggttggaggattttCTGTTGGCAGATTCCCTCCCCTCTTACCTGGGTTTCTGAAAAACCTGCACACTTTGGGAAGGTTTCTGGAATTCTTCAACCCTACATATCATAAAAACGAAAGAAAATGGTTTCAAGCCCTTACCCGTCCTCCACCAGGCGAGTGCTTGATGTTCTCCGTGGAGCCAATCTTTGACCGGATGTTCTTCAGGTCGGGCATGGGGGCGGCCAGGGGCACCGGACTGCGCCCCCTCATGGACCCAGGGGATTTAGGAGGGGTCCGCACCACCGCCACCTTCTTCACCTCCCGGCTGGCGGGGGACTTGGGTGTGCTGGGGCTGCTGTAGCCACTACGATTCTGGGGTGTCTTGGGGGAATCCACTACAAGGTTAGGAGAAACAATAATATATTGTATAAGTTTTCAGGAACAAGACCTGCAAAAGTTCAATTATTTGAACTAGGTGTTTTGCTCTTCTAGGGACATTTTCCTctccatcacatcaacaccatctaACGTGCTGGGGATGTAAATGTAGTCAAGCTACCACGTGCTGGAGATGGCAAATGTAGGTGAACCTTTTTCAATGGGGATATGGAGTCTGACCATATCCTTATCATGCTCTCTCATCTCTGTTCACACTCCATTTGTTAACCTCTCTTGAATTGGGGAACTCTCAATGGATTAATGGTGATTGCATCTGTTCGCGTTGTAGGTGCTCCTGTACGAGTTCAGATAAAGGAACACATTGAGAGTTGACCATCTGTTGAACATGCCCTGAGTACTGACTGACCTCCAGCAGTGGTCTTGGTCTGCATCCTGGTCCCAGCACCCTGGGGTTTAGCACCTGGTGTCCTGGTGCTCTTCCCATCTCCAGTCTGGAAACCAAACAGCACGGTTACTTCTAGAATGGGGAAAAACTAGAAACTACACAACAAGCGATGAACCTGTGTTGAACCAAAAGACTCCTGACTCATTTGGGAAAGAACTGACTGAGTGTTTCGGGTTTAGGAGAGGCATTGCATAAGATCCTCAAACACCATGGAACTTTGAAGTATTCGAGTCATAATGCCATTGACCATTATGAGCCTATGGATAAGTTGGCCTGGGTCTGGGATAGTGATCAAAGTTGAGGCCTGTCCATGTGTCACTTACCCTTGGCCTGGGTTCTCTGGATCCTGCACTGCCTGGACTGGGTTTAAATATTGAGCTGGGCCTGCTAGTGTTGCAGGCTGGGGCAGAGGAAGAGGACCAAGGCTTTTTGCTGGGGGTGGTTTGGACTGAGGAGGGTCGTTTGGGGGTGGATGCTTTGGCAGGTGTGGTGGCGTTGGGTGTCTTGTGACCAAAGGTGGTAAAAAAGTGTTATGaaacacaaaggaaaagacaaaagtgaaaacaaacatttaaagAAATGCATTACGATGGTGGAACTTAACAAAAAGCTATAAGCGATATAGACTTAAACAATTAAAACCAATTTAAGCAAtttcaaaaaaatgtaaacagTAAAAATCttaaaatcaatcaaatgtaaaaTACTGTTTGTGATTGGTGAATGGCTTTACATGCAGATGTGCTGTACTGCAATTGCAGAGCAAAACCGTTTTTTAGGGCATTCAGTTGAAGACAGATGGTTGATGCAAAAGTTTATGTAAAATTTGAGCCGACATGTTTGGAACGTCCTTTGCAGCTGTAAAGTAAAGCACTGAGATATATTGATGCCTGCTGTATCGCAAGGTCACTCCAGAGGTCAGACCTCTGGTCCACACATCAGTTATCACCTACCTTTTTCTCAGCTGCTTCTTTCCCAGCCCCTGCACCGGCCTTGGCTGCAAGAGAGGGTCAAAGAACGGGACTGAGTCAGTGCTAATATCATAGTCCTGTCTCATCAGCAACTTTGATACCTCGCTGTGCTAGGCTAACTCTCTGATGCTAAATTGCCTATTCATGCCAGACATGAAAATGCTAACAGACAATGCGTGTTGTTAACTACTCTAGTTGCTGTATACGGATGCTTTAAAGTTGCTTTTGGATTTCATAGTAATTGTCAACAGCATGAAATGAATTGCCAGAAAGTAAATTTGTCATAAACTCTTATTGAACTTTAATTTGAAACTTGCCCCAGATTCGCAATTAATCTGTgtattgacattacactgcatGGGGAGGTTTTAGCACATTAAGTCGTCTGTATTAAAAACTAGACTCTCAAAAATGACTTCAAGCCTCTTGGCCTGATTTCTATCCCACTAATCAGTCCACTCAGAGAATCCCAGAGAACATAATACACTGTCTGGGACTAAGCTAATCATTTGAGGGGGGGAACTAAATTAGTTTTAGGGCCAATGAATGTGGTACAGACAACAGCTTAGAAACCGTCAAGCCTGTGTGTTATTGGATAAGCACGAAATTGGGTCTCCGTGGTTACTGTGGTGCTTGCAAATGGTTAGTTAGGCAGGCAATAATGTTTCTCTCCTATCAATAGACGACCCCATTAGTCCAACTAGGACCCTGAGTGAGTGACAGGGCTGTATTGATAGAGTGGGTGGTTCCCATTCAACTGATTCATTATTTAGACTCTTGGGAGTCcagtaatacattttttaaaaaagcTTTTACAGAAAATGCACCATTTGAAACGGGAATCATTTTGTTATCATATGATCAGCACATGATTATTGATAAATGGGAATTGGCAATTTAGGCAACCTGATTAGCATAAAGAGAACCAGTGAACCATCTATtgattagtagtggtagtgtgtaaCAAATACCACTACTGATGGGGGAGGTCGGTTTAATGTAAGCATCCATGTACACTGACAAACTGTGCTGACTTACACTTTTCTGGTAATATGATAGAAAGATAGGAAACAGTAGtcagagtgtggtgtgtgtgtgtgtgtatatgtgtgtgtgtgtgtgtatatatgtgtgtgtgtgtgtgtatgtgtgtgtgtgtgtgtgtgtgtgtgtgtgtgtgtgtgtgtgtgtgtgtgtgtgtgtgtgtgtgtatatatgtgtgtgtgtatatatatgtgtgtgtgtgtgtatatatgtgtgtgtgtgtgtgtgtatatgtgtgtgtgtgtatatgtgtgtgtgtgtatatatgtgtgtgtgtgtgtgtgtttcagaagaCGGGAGGTGGAAGGGAAGGTGACCCATAAATACACAGTCACGATGATGTGATGTTGCACACCCAACAAACATGCAAGTGACATGCAAAAGGGGCTGACCAGTGGAAAACATTGCCAGCAAAAATAATTTGGGCACAGGAGGGTTAGTGACATAAACAGGGGCTGGaaacacagacagaacacagaccacaaacacagagaagataAAGCTCGAAAGAGAACGAAGTGAACAAAGAAGAGACACAAGAAAGAAACCGGTGGTGGTGGCTACAAGCAGTCCGTTTCATCAACCGAACACGTTCATGTTTTGCGTTTTGTGCGTGTTTTTCAGAAAGGGTGCTGCTTTATTGTGTTGCTCAAGTAAGAAAAAAAGTATCTGTGAGAGAAAAGAAaggaggtggtggagaggtgggATTGATAAACTAGAACGGAAAACAGACCTTTGAGCTGGGCACCTGGAACATTTGCTTTTCTGCCCGGTGGGGCGGCATCTTTTGGGGGTGCTTTCTGAGCTTTACCGGCGGTGGGAGGGGCAACAGCAGTAGCGGTCACTTTCTTATCTTTCCTGACCGGGCCTTTGGCTGCTGTGGGAGCACCTCCTTTGGCATCTCCTTTGAGGCCACTAGCAGGCTTGCCAGCCTTAGGCTTAGTTTCTGCAGGTTTGGCTTCTGCAGGTTTGGCTTTGGTCACCGACTGAGCTGTTGTCACCGCTGCGATGCCGGCCTCGTCTGCAGACTCCAGGTATTGGCCTTGAGTGTCCTTTGAGGTCTTCACAGGCTCGTCATCCATCTGGACGGGCTCAACCTCCATCTGGGGCACAGCAATCATGGGCAGGGGACTAGCTACCTTCTCCTGCACCTCTTCTTCCTCCTGCACCTCATCCTCAGTCACCTGCTCCACCTCGTCGAGGGCTTCTGGCTGGTGATCGATGAGAGGAGACTCGTCCTGGGTCTGGTCGGCTGCGGTGCTAGGGGAGAAGGGAGATCCAGGGTCGGCCCTGTTGGAGTCAGGACTCTTGCTCCCTGGGGGGCTCTTGTCTGCTCCGTTCTGCCACCCTGAAGGGATGCCCTGACCAGGGGGGTGTCCCTCAGGCTCTGTGTAGTCAAAGGATAGGACGCGCTGCTTGGCTTCCTCCGGGGTCATGGCAACAGGAATGACAGGGGCGCGACCTTCATCTTTCTGCTGCTCTTCCTCTTCTGAGCTGGCTTCACGCCGTGGCCTCCTGCGGATTGTTGACACCTcggttctctcttcctcttcttcatccTCTTCCTCGTCGCTATCCTCCTCTTTTTCTTCATCCTCCTGCTCTTTCGTCCCCTCCTTTTCTGTGAAAAGAGGGCTCTGAGGCTTCTCAGGACTGATCATGTCTTCATAGGCCGAGGTAGgagcctccttgctctcacataCGTCCTTCTTATCCTCGTCCTCAGACCCAGAGCCGCTCAAGCTGTGGCCCACAGAGACATCAGAGACCTTGTCAGACGGGCTCCTCTTCAGCTCAGACCCCAGCGAGTctggggagaagagccttggagTGTCCCTTTCGATTGGGGCTTCAGGGGCTGAAGGAGACGCCCGGGGGCTCACCGACCcagctctctccccatcttcgCTCCCACCGTCGGCAAAGCCGGACCTGCTGCTGCGGCCGCTCTCTGTGGCAGGACTGAGGCCTCCTGGCGTGGGGCTGAGCGAAGCGGTGAGCTCCTCTGGTGTGGTGGGAACCGGGAAGCAGAACGATAAGGGACAGAGGGATAGATCCACAGCAGGACTGTGGTGTTAGAGACACTTACCTCCTCCTCAGAGACATACATTCAACACCCAACAAAAGGAACAGAAATAAAGGAAAAGAAAGAATCGAAAGGAAAGAAAAGAACCACTGAAGGAGAAGATACACAAAACAAAGGGCAAAGGAACCTTTTTTTTGCTGGCATCAACAGGAACAACAATGAAACATCAAAATGCATAAACTACAATTATCTGGATCGTTTTTGTACCTAAAACGTTGAGAGCTGTaggttttttgtatttttataagAAGCTCAGTTTGCAGTTGCAAACATTTTGCTTCCATGTTTATAGCAGAAAAGATGGGTAGACTATATGCAATGAGAGCCATGAACTATGTACGCAAATATGGGTTCATAAAAAGCACCTTACAGCGCAAACACTAAACCATCAACTTCTGCCATCAACCAAATTCACAGCAGAAATCAAAGCCAAGCCGTATCACGTCCATACCGAAAACGGTCTCATTCAACACCGTACTCACAATGACGCAACAGcgctgtatttctctctctcgtggATTGTTGTGAAAAGCCACGTGATAAATGAAATTGCAATGGCGATGAATCAATGCCGCACTGTCCAATTTGCAAATGGGCTTTGCAGTGGGTTTTCTGGCTGCTAGCCTCACTTACGAGTACATCATGGTTCTCTTCCTTTTAaaaaggggaaatctgcagttgctacgtCCATTTCTGGACTTCgaaattaatgatatgtacccattgattcctgaagaatataacttagaaatgaaTGATGCCTTTGAGATCTAGTTTGACAGTCAtatcccatcagaacccaaaataagcTCGTtttaactccaatgtttgtaacgTTAAACAAATGACATGTAAAcaaaacatggttataactagaGTTATGGTGTGGTAACAATTCAGCGTAAGATCAATTCTGACATCCTTGAAAAGGATCAACTTTGCTCTTGAAATCAAACTCCATTTACCCACTTAAGATAAATACATTTCAAGGGATCAATATACAATTGTGAATCTATATAGTGAAACAGAT contains the following coding sequences:
- the LOC109898297 gene encoding microtubule-associated protein tau isoform X6 encodes the protein MDQHQDFNSSMDGHAALQFNSGETTASAALANMTLKEPLDQREVKKANGMPDAHMGPGDMKEDLLELSPELKSQPRAPVSEVSVSKSDLSATGGTTATGQEELTASLSPTPGGLSPATESGRSSRSGFADGGSEDGERAGSVSPRASPSAPEAPIERDTPRLFSPDSLGSELKRSPSDKVSDVSVGHSLSGSGSEDEDKKDVCESKEAPTSAYEDMISPEKPQSPLFTEKEGTKEQEDEEKEEDSDEEEDEEEEERTEVSTIRRRPRREASSEEEEQQKDEGRAPVIPVAMTPEEAKQRVLSFDYTEPEGHPPGQGIPSGWQNGADKSPPGSKSPDSNRADPGSPFSPSTAADQTQDESPLIDHQPEALDEVEQVTEDEVQEEEEVQEKVASPLPMIAVPQMEVEPVQMDDEPVKTSKDTQGQYLESADEAGIAAVTTAQSVTKAKPAEAKPAETKPKAGKPASGLKGDAKGGAPTAAKGPVRKDKKVTATAVAPPTAGKAQKAPPKDAAPPGRKANVPGAQLKAKAGAGAGKEAAEKKTGDGKSTRTPGAKPQGAGTRMQTKTTAGVDSPKTPQNRSGYSSPSTPKSPASREVKKVAVVRTPPKSPGSMRGRSPVPLAAPMPDLKNIRSKIGSTENIKHSPGGGRVQIVEKKMDLSNVQSKCDSKANLKYTPGGGNVQITHKKIDLSNVQSKCGSKANIHHKPGGGNVEIKSEKLDFKVQSKIGSMDNVGHVAGGGGRKIESHKLSFRETAKARTDHGAEIVPVEIITGGSPAHLLSNVSSPGSQNMTETPPLSMLADQVSASLAKQGL
- the LOC109898297 gene encoding microtubule-associated protein tau isoform X1, which translates into the protein MDQHQDFNSSMDGHAALQFNSGETTASAALANMTLKEPLDQREVKKANGMPDAHMGPGDMKEDLLELSPELKSQPRAPVSEVSVSKSDLSATGGTTATGQEELTASLSPTPGGLSPATESGRSSRSGFADGGSEDGERAGSVSPRASPSAPEAPIERDTPRLFSPDSLGSELKRSPSDKVSDVSVGHSLSGSGSEDEDKKDVCESKEAPTSAYEDMISPEKPQSPLFTEKEGTKEQEDEEKEEDSDEEEDEEEEERTEVSTIRRRPRREASSEEEEQQKDEGRAPVIPVAMTPEEAKQRVLSFDYTEPEGHPPGQGIPSGWQNGADKSPPGSKSPDSNRADPGSPFSPSTAADQTQDESPLIDHQPEALDEVEQVTEDEVQEEEEVQEKVASPLPMIAVPQMEVEPVQMDDEPVKTSKDTQGQYLESADEAGIAAVTTAQSVTKAKPAEAKPAETKPKAGKPASGLKGDAKGGAPTAAKGPVRKDKKVTATAVAPPTAGKAQKAPPKDAAPPGRKANVPGAQLKAKAGAGAGKEAAEKKTPNATTPAKASTPKRPSSVQTTPSKKPWSSSSAPACNTSRPSSIFKPSPGSAGSREPRPRTGDGKSTRTPGAKPQGAGTRMQTKTTAGVDSPKTPQNRSGYSSPSTPKSPASREVKKVAVVRTPPKSPGSMRGRSPVPLAAPMPDLKNIRSKIGSTENIKHSPGGGRVQIVEKKMDLSNVQSKCDSKANLKYTPGGGNVQITHKKIDLSNVQSKCGSKANIHHKPGGGNVEIKSEKLDFKVQSKIGSMDNVGHVAGGGGRKIESHKLSFRETAKARTDHGAEIVPVEIITGGSPAHLLSNVSSPGSQNMTETPPLSMLADQVSASLAKQGL
- the LOC109898297 gene encoding microtubule-associated protein tau isoform X2 — protein: MDQHQDFNSSMDGHAALQFNSGETTASAALANMTLKEPLDQREVKKANGMPDAHMGPGDMKEDLLELSPELKSQPRAPVSEVSVSKSDLSATGGTTATGQEELTASLSPTPGGLSPATESGRSSRSGFADGGSEDGERAGSVSPRASPSAPEAPIERDTPRLFSPDSLGSELKRSPSDKVSDVSVGHSLSGSGSEDEDKKDVCESKEAPTSAYEDMISPEKPQSPLFTEKEGTKEQEDEEKEEDSDEEEDEEEEERTEVSTIRRRPRREASSEEEEQQKDEGRAPVIPVAMTPEEAKQRVLSFDYTEPEGHPPGQGIPSGWQNGADKSPPGSKSPDSNRADPGSPFSPSTAADQTQDESPLIDHQPEALDEVEQVTEDEVQEEEEVQEKVASPLPMIAVPQMEVEPVQMDDEPVKTSKDTQGQYLESADEAGIAAVTTAQSVTKAKPAEAKPAETKPKAGKPASGLKGDAKGGAPTAAKGPVRKDKKVTATAVAPPTAGKAQKAPPKDAAPPGRKANVPGAQLKAKAGAGAGKEAAEKKTPNATTPAKASTPKRPSSVQTTPSKKPWSSSSAPACNTSRPSSIFKPSPGSAGSREPRPRTGDGKSTRTPGAKPQGAGTRMQTKTTAGVDSPKTPQNRSGYSSPSTPKSPASREVKKVAVVRTPPKSPGSMRGRSPVPLAAPMPDLKNIRSKIGSTENIKHSPGGGRVQIVEKKMDLSNVQSKCDSKANLKYTPGGGNVQITHKKIDLSNVQSKCGSKANIHHKPGGGNVEIKSEKLDFKVQSKIGSMDNVGHVAGGGGRKREKGKEAEGVSGEGDTSLNGEGPSPSPTGLSTEPPQSPRSEHSPIEGASWQS
- the LOC109898297 gene encoding microtubule-associated protein tau isoform X3, encoding MDQHQDFNSSMDGHAALQFNSGETTASAALANMTLKEPLDQREVKKANGMPDAHMGPGDMKATGGTTATGQEELTASLSPTPGGLSPATESGRSSRSGFADGGSEDGERAGSVSPRASPSAPEAPIERDTPRLFSPDSLGSELKRSPSDKVSDVSVGHSLSGSGSEDEDKKDVCESKEAPTSAYEDMISPEKPQSPLFTEKEGTKEQEDEEKEEDSDEEEDEEEEERTEVSTIRRRPRREASSEEEEQQKDEGRAPVIPVAMTPEEAKQRVLSFDYTEPEGHPPGQGIPSGWQNGADKSPPGSKSPDSNRADPGSPFSPSTAADQTQDESPLIDHQPEALDEVEQVTEDEVQEEEEVQEKVASPLPMIAVPQMEVEPVQMDDEPVKTSKDTQGQYLESADEAGIAAVTTAQSVTKAKPAEAKPAETKPKAGKPASGLKGDAKGGAPTAAKGPVRKDKKVTATAVAPPTAGKAQKAPPKDAAPPGRKANVPGAQLKAKAGAGAGKEAAEKKTPNATTPAKASTPKRPSSVQTTPSKKPWSSSSAPACNTSRPSSIFKPSPGSAGSREPRPRTGDGKSTRTPGAKPQGAGTRMQTKTTAGVDSPKTPQNRSGYSSPSTPKSPASREVKKVAVVRTPPKSPGSMRGRSPVPLAAPMPDLKNIRSKIGSTENIKHSPGGGRVQIVEKKMDLSNVQSKCDSKANLKYTPGGGNVQITHKKIDLSNVQSKCGSKANIHHKPGGGNVEIKSEKLDFKVQSKIGSMDNVGHVAGGGGRKIESHKLSFRETAKARTDHGAEIVPVEIITGGSPAHLLSNVSSPGSQNMTETPPLSMLADQVSASLAKQGL
- the LOC109898297 gene encoding microtubule-associated protein tau isoform X7, with translation MDQHQDFNSSMDGHAALQFNSGETTASAALANMTLKEPLDQREVKKANGMPDAHMGPGDMKATGGTTATGQEELTASLSPTPGGLSPATESGRSSRSGFADGGSEDGERAGSVSPRASPSAPEAPIERDTPRLFSPDSLGSELKRSPSDKVSDVSVGHSLSGSGSEDEDKKDVCESKEAPTSAYEDMISPEKPQSPLFTEKEGTKEQEDEEKEEDSDEEEDEEEEERTEVSTIRRRPRREASSEEEEQQKDEGRAPVIPVAMTPEEAKQRVLSFDYTEPEGHPPGQGIPSGWQNGADKSPPGSKSPDSNRADPGSPFSPSTAADQTQDESPLIDHQPEALDEVEQVTEDEVQEEEEVQEKVASPLPMIAVPQMEVEPVQMDDEPVKTSKDTQGQYLESADEAGIAAVTTAQSVTKAKPAEAKPAETKPKAGKPASGLKGDAKGGAPTAAKGPVRKDKKVTATAVAPPTAGKAQKAPPKDAAPPGRKANVPGAQLKAKAGAGAGKEAAEKKTGDGKSTRTPGAKPQGAGTRMQTKTTAGVDSPKTPQNRSGYSSPSTPKSPASREVKKVAVVRTPPKSPGSMRGRSPVPLAAPMPDLKNIRSKIGSTENIKHSPGGGRVQIVEKKMDLSNVQSKCDSKANLKYTPGGGNVQITHKKIDLSNVQSKCGSKANIHHKPGGGNVEIKSEKLDFKVQSKIGSMDNVGHVAGGGGRKIESHKLSFRETAKARTDHGAEIVPVEIITGGSPAHLLSNVSSPGSQNMTETPPLSMLADQVSASLAKQGL
- the LOC109898297 gene encoding microtubule-associated protein tau isoform X8, which produces MDQHQDFNSSMDGHAALQFNSGETTASAALANMTLKEPLDQREVKKANGMPDAHMGPGDMKEDLLELSPELKSQPRAPVSEVSVSKSDLSATGGTTATGQEELTASLSPTPGGLSPATESGRSSRSGFADGGSEDGERAGSVSPRASPSAPEAPIERDTPRLFSPDSLGSELKRSPSDKVSDVSVGHSLSGSGSEDEDKKDVCESKEAPTSAYEDMISPEKPQSPLFTEKEGTKEQEDEEKEEDSDEEEDEEEEERTEVSTIRRRPRREASSEEEEQQKDEGRAPVIPVAMTPEEAKQRVLSFDYTEPEGHPPGQGIPSGWQNGADKSPPGSKSPDSNRADPGSPFSPSTAADQTQDESPLIDHQPEALDEVEQVTEDEVQEEEEVQEKVASPLPMIAVPQMEVEPVQMDDEPVKTSKDTQGQYLESADEAGIAAVTTAQSVTKAKPAEAKPAETKPKAGKPASGLKGDAKGGAPTAAKGPVRKDKKVTATAVAPPTAGKAQKAPPKDAAPPGRKANVPGAQLKAKAGAGAGKEAAEKKTGDGKSTRTPGAKPQGAGTRMQTKTTAGVDSPKTPQNRSGYSSPSTPKSPASREVKKVAVVRTPPKSPGSMRGRSPVPLAAPMPDLKNIRSKIGSTENIKHSPGGGRVQITHKKIDLSNVQSKCGSKANIHHKPGGGNVEIKSEKLDFKVQSKIGSMDNVGHVAGGGGRKIESHKLSFRETAKARTDHGAEIVPVEIITGGSPAHLLSNVSSPGSQNMTETPPLSMLADQVSASLAKQGL
- the LOC109898297 gene encoding microtubule-associated protein tau isoform X4, producing the protein MDQHQDFNSSMDGHAALQFNSGETTASAALANMTLKEPLDQREVKKANGMPDAHMGPGDMKEDLLELSPELKSQPRAPVSEVSVSKSDLSATGGTTATGQEELTASLSPTPGGLSPATESGRSSRSGFADGGSEDGERAGSVSPRASPSAPEAPIERDTPRLFSPDSLGSELKRSPSDKVSDVSVGHSLSGSGSEDEDKKDVCESKEAPTSAYEDMISPEKPQSPLFTEKEGTKEQEDEEKEEDSDEEEDEEEEERTEVSTIRRRPRREASSEEEEQQKDEGRAPVIPVAMTPEEAKQRVLSFDYTEPEGHPPGQGIPSGWQNGADKSPPGSKSPDSNRADPGSPFSPSTAADQTQDESPLIDHQPEALDEVEQVTEDEVQEEEEVQEKVASPLPMIAVPQMEVEPVQMDDEPVKTSKDTQGQYLESADEAGIAAVTTAQSVTKAKPAEAKPAETKPKAGKPASGLKGDAKGGAPTAAKGPVRKDKKVTATAVAPPTAGKAQKAPPKDAAPPGRKANVPGAQLKAKAGAGAGKEAAEKKTPNATTPAKASTPKRPSSVQTTPSKKPWSSSSAPACNTSRPSSIFKPSPGSAGSREPRPRTGDGKSTRTPGAKPQGAGTRMQTKTTAGVDSPKTPQNRSGYSSPSTPKSPASREVKKVAVVRTPPKSPGSMRGRSPVPLAAPMPDLKNIRSKIGSTENIKHSPGGGRVQITHKKIDLSNVQSKCGSKANIHHKPGGGNVEIKSEKLDFKVQSKIGSMDNVGHVAGGGGRKIESHKLSFRETAKARTDHGAEIVPVEIITGGSPAHLLSNVSSPGSQNMTETPPLSMLADQVSASLAKQGL
- the LOC109898297 gene encoding microtubule-associated protein tau isoform X5, yielding MDQHQDFNSSMDGHAALQFNSGETTASAALANMTLKEPLDQREVKKANGMPDAHMGPGDMKEDLLELSPELKSQPRAPVSEVSVSKSDLSATGGTTATGQEELTASLSPTPGGLSPATESGRSSRSGFADGGSEDGERAGSVSPRASPSAPEAPIERDTPRLFSPDSLGSELKRSPSDKVSDVSVGHSLSGSGSEDEDKKDVCESKEAPTSAYEDMISPEKPQSPLFTEKEGTKEQEDEEKEEDSDEEEDEEEEERTEVSTIRRRPRREASSEEEEQQKDEGRAPVIPVAMTPEEAKQRVLSFDYTEPEGHPPGQGIPSGWQNGADKSPPGSKSPDSNRADPGSPFSPSTAADQTQDESPLIDHQPEALDEVEQVTEDEVQEEEEVQEKVASPLPMIAVPQMEVEPVQMDDEPVKTSKDTQGQYLESADEAGIAAVTTAQSVTKAKPAEAKPAETKPKAGKPASGLKGDAKGGAPTAAKGPVRKDKKVTATAVAPPTAGKAQKAPPKDAAPPGRKANVPGAQLKAKAGAGAGKEAAEKKTPNATTPAKASTPKRPSSVQTTPSKKPWSSSSAPACNTSRPSSIFKPSPGSAGSREPRPRTGDGKSTRTPGAKPQGAGTRMQTKTTAGVDSPKTPQNRSGYSSPSTPKSPASREVKKVAVVRTPPKSPGSMRGRSPVPLAAPMPDLKNIRSKIGSTENIKHSPGGGRVQITHKKIDLSNVQSKCGSKANIHHKPGGGNVEIKSEKLDFKVQSKIGSMDNVGHVAGGGGRKREKGKEAEGVSGEGDTSLNGEGPSPSPTGLSTEPPQSPRSEHSPIEGASWQS